The proteins below are encoded in one region of Paracoccus methylovorus:
- a CDS encoding acyl-CoA transferase, which translates to MTTRREQVLSSLFTLLQGIGGGTIVLRNEVLPERIPAAGLLILRDGTPGEAEVTLSPLRYHWQHRAEVDVFIRGSSGLELAFDALAERVGQVIAADRTLGGLCDWIETDAPEPADLAVEGAPSIKAAVLILTLHYTSNDPLG; encoded by the coding sequence ATGACCACCAGGCGCGAACAGGTTCTGTCGTCCCTGTTCACCCTCCTGCAGGGCATCGGCGGCGGCACCATCGTCCTGCGCAATGAGGTCCTGCCCGAGCGCATCCCTGCTGCCGGGCTGCTGATCTTGCGCGACGGCACGCCGGGCGAGGCGGAGGTGACGCTGTCGCCGCTGCGCTATCACTGGCAGCACCGGGCCGAGGTCGATGTCTTCATTCGCGGATCCTCCGGTCTGGAGCTGGCGTTTGACGCGCTGGCTGAACGGGTCGGGCAAGTGATCGCCGCCGACCGGACACTGGGCGGGCTTTGCGACTGGATCGAGACCGACGCGCCCGAACCTGCCGATCTGGCGGTCGAGGGCGCCCCGTCCATCAAGGCGGCGGTGCTGATCCTCACCCTGCATTACACCAGCAACGATCCGCTGGGTTGA
- a CDS encoding phage antirepressor KilAC domain-containing protein, translated as MSTMISHLPAGPQEASPLTMSSREITELLESRHDKVKQSIERLAARGVIVQPPMGDEQDMDALGRLRTTSVYRLEKRDSIIVVAQLSPEFTARLVDRWQELEEQVARAPATDLNDPAQLRALLLSYSEQHVALQEKVQALLPAQEKLDRIAQADGSFCITNAAKLLQMRPKDLFLWLQENGWIYKRPGGASFLGYHSKTATSLLEHGITTVLRADVSEKVTEQVRVTAKGLTRLAALVKPPLH; from the coding sequence ATGAGCACCATGATCTCGCATCTGCCAGCCGGCCCGCAGGAAGCCAGCCCGCTCACCATGTCTTCGCGCGAAATCACCGAGCTTCTCGAAAGCCGCCATGACAAGGTAAAGCAATCCATTGAGCGGCTGGCCGCACGCGGTGTCATCGTCCAACCCCCAATGGGGGATGAACAGGATATGGATGCATTGGGCCGTCTGCGCACGACTTCCGTCTATCGGCTCGAGAAACGCGACAGCATCATTGTCGTGGCGCAGCTCTCGCCCGAGTTCACCGCAAGGCTGGTCGACCGCTGGCAGGAACTGGAAGAGCAAGTGGCCCGCGCCCCGGCCACCGACCTCAACGACCCGGCGCAGCTGCGGGCGCTGCTACTCAGCTACAGCGAACAGCATGTGGCCCTGCAAGAGAAAGTGCAGGCGCTGCTGCCCGCACAGGAGAAGCTGGACCGGATCGCGCAGGCGGATGGGTCATTCTGCATCACCAACGCCGCCAAGCTTTTGCAGATGCGCCCGAAAGACCTGTTTCTCTGGCTGCAGGAAAATGGCTGGATCTACAAACGCCCCGGCGGCGCGAGCTTTCTCGGCTACCACAGCAAGACCGCGACCAGCCTGCTCGAGCACGGGATCACCACTGTCTTGCGCGCCGATGTTTCGGAAAAGGTCACCGAGCAGGTGCGGGTGACCGCCAAGGGCCTCACCAGGCTGGCCGCGCTGGTCAAGCCGCCATTGCACTGA
- a CDS encoding phage portal protein has translation MAGPKEITPDVRWGLMDAALSVVSPRSAARRYAARVAISNLRRGYEAASRGRGTAGWKAGGTAADAEIAAAGATLRDRMRDLVRNNPIAAQAVQVLVNNIVGTGIRPRAATPDPALNRQVDDLWRRWAARCDDHGHTDFHGVLCLAVREMIEGGEVFAVARYRRGAHARDLRLRIELREADHLDGARFDNRADGTRISQGIETDRDGRRIAYWMFPDHPGHNDPIVNHRLESVRLRAQDVAHLFERQRVQSRGVPWGTPAMRAIRDVDDWQTAELVRKKTEACLVGIVFGADEDQQSIAPVIEDGMGNRVEQFEPGLIAYARGGKDIKFNQPASTAGVYEWHRTQLHIIAAGFRVPYAMMTGDLSQANFSSTRAGLNEFRRMVEQIQWQTVIPMFCEPIWRWFIKEAQSQGLLPDGIEILAEWGPPKFESVNPLQDVQADLLEVRAGFSTLPQQIARRGYDPEEILSEWADFARKADAAGLVFDSDPRKVSKAGLVQTTDPTAPPSGDN, from the coding sequence ATGGCAGGACCGAAGGAGATCACCCCGGACGTGCGCTGGGGGCTGATGGATGCTGCCTTGTCGGTGGTTTCGCCACGCTCTGCCGCCCGGCGCTATGCCGCGCGGGTGGCGATTTCAAACCTGCGCCGCGGATATGAGGCCGCCTCAAGGGGGCGCGGAACGGCGGGCTGGAAAGCCGGTGGCACGGCGGCGGATGCGGAAATCGCCGCGGCCGGGGCCACGCTGCGCGACCGCATGCGCGATCTGGTGCGCAACAACCCCATCGCCGCGCAGGCGGTGCAGGTGCTGGTCAACAATATCGTCGGCACCGGCATCCGGCCCCGCGCCGCGACCCCCGATCCGGCGCTGAACAGACAGGTCGATGATCTGTGGCGGCGCTGGGCCGCCCGTTGCGACGATCATGGGCACACGGATTTCCATGGGGTTCTCTGCCTTGCCGTGCGCGAGATGATCGAGGGCGGCGAGGTCTTCGCCGTGGCCCGCTATCGTCGTGGCGCGCACGCGCGTGATCTGCGTCTACGCATCGAACTGCGCGAGGCCGATCACCTCGACGGCGCACGCTTCGACAACCGCGCGGATGGAACCCGGATCAGCCAGGGGATCGAGACCGACCGGGACGGCCGGCGCATCGCCTACTGGATGTTTCCGGACCATCCCGGCCACAACGACCCCATTGTCAACCATCGCCTGGAATCGGTGCGCCTCAGGGCGCAGGACGTGGCGCATCTGTTCGAACGCCAGCGGGTCCAAAGCCGGGGCGTGCCATGGGGCACCCCGGCCATGCGGGCGATCCGCGACGTGGATGACTGGCAGACCGCCGAGCTGGTGCGCAAGAAGACCGAAGCCTGTCTGGTCGGCATCGTCTTCGGCGCGGATGAGGATCAGCAATCCATCGCCCCGGTGATCGAGGACGGGATGGGCAACCGGGTCGAACAGTTCGAGCCGGGCCTGATCGCCTATGCCCGCGGCGGCAAGGACATCAAGTTCAACCAGCCTGCCTCGACGGCGGGCGTCTATGAATGGCACCGGACCCAGCTTCACATCATCGCTGCGGGGTTCCGGGTGCCCTATGCGATGATGACCGGCGATCTGTCGCAGGCCAACTTTTCCTCCACCCGCGCCGGCCTGAACGAATTCCGCCGCATGGTCGAGCAGATCCAGTGGCAGACCGTGATCCCGATGTTCTGCGAGCCGATCTGGCGCTGGTTCATCAAGGAGGCACAGTCGCAGGGCCTGCTGCCGGATGGCATCGAGATCCTCGCCGAATGGGGGCCGCCGAAGTTCGAAAGCGTCAACCCGCTGCAGGATGTGCAGGCCGATCTGCTGGAGGTCCGCGCAGGCTTCTCGACCCTGCCGCAACAGATCGCGCGGCGGGGATATGACCCTGAGGAAATCCTCAGCGAATGGGCCGATTTCGCCAGGAAGGCCGATGCCGCTGGCCTCGTCTTCGACAGCGACCCGCGCAAGGTCAGCAAGGCTGGCCTTGTCCAGACCACCGACCCGACCGCGCCCCCCAGCGGCGATAACTGA
- a CDS encoding phage tail tube protein, with amino-acid sequence MARAQGARSQLAAAFETVYGTAPVSGFTRLPFASSTLSAEQPLLSSELLGYGRDPLAPVKDAITADGDLTIPIDAEGFGFWLKAAFGAPVTTGTAPGPYTHEFRSGNWTLPSMAIETGMPEVPRFAMYSGVMVNQLSWTMQRSGLLTASAQLVAQGETVNGTTQAGTPTDLDLIRFGHFNGAIARNGAALGNVISAQITYANNLDRIETIRADGMIDGADPSIAALTGQIEVRFADMVLMNQTIAGGPCELEFAYTLASGESLTVTAHAVYLPRPRVEISGPQGIQASFDWQAARGSSPARMATITLVNNTEEY; translated from the coding sequence ATGGCACGCGCCCAAGGTGCGCGGTCGCAACTCGCGGCTGCGTTCGAGACTGTTTATGGCACCGCCCCCGTCAGCGGCTTCACCCGCCTGCCCTTCGCATCCTCGACGCTGAGCGCCGAACAGCCGCTGCTCTCGTCCGAGCTGCTGGGCTATGGCCGCGACCCGCTGGCGCCGGTCAAGGACGCGATCACCGCGGATGGCGATCTGACCATCCCCATCGATGCCGAGGGTTTCGGCTTCTGGCTGAAGGCCGCGTTCGGGGCGCCAGTCACGACCGGAACCGCGCCGGGACCCTATACGCATGAGTTCCGCTCAGGCAACTGGACCCTGCCGTCGATGGCGATCGAGACCGGCATGCCGGAGGTGCCGCGCTTTGCCATGTATTCCGGCGTCATGGTCAATCAGCTCAGCTGGACCATGCAGCGTTCGGGGCTGCTGACCGCCAGCGCCCAGCTTGTGGCGCAGGGCGAGACGGTCAACGGCACGACGCAGGCCGGCACGCCCACCGATCTCGACCTGATCCGCTTCGGGCATTTCAATGGCGCCATCGCGCGTAATGGCGCAGCGCTGGGCAATGTGATCTCGGCCCAGATCACCTATGCCAACAACCTCGACCGGATCGAGACCATTCGAGCCGACGGCATGATCGACGGCGCGGACCCCTCCATCGCCGCGCTGACCGGCCAGATCGAGGTCCGCTTTGCCGATATGGTGCTGATGAACCAGACCATCGCGGGCGGGCCGTGCGAGTTGGAATTCGCCTACACGCTGGCATCCGGCGAAAGCCTGACCGTCACCGCCCACGCCGTCTATCTGCCCCGCCCGCGCGTCGAGATCAGCGGGCCGCAGGGCATTCAGGCCAGCTTCGACTGGCAGGCGGCGCGCGGGTCCAGCCCGGCGCGCATGGCGACCATCACCCTTGTCAACAACACCGAGGAATATTGA
- a CDS encoding tape measure protein, translating to MAEKKVSVRLVAENGRQVRAELEGVGNAGAASFKRLSAEVDTAGIMLRRLAGIAAGALSIRQVAQYADTWTDLRSRVDLATGSQEKGAAVMERLADMARRTYSGIEQTTESWLANATALRELGLSTAESLDFTEALNNAMVVSGAKAERAASVQNALSKAMALGSLSGDNLNTVIQTGGRVAELLANELGTTVSGLRQMGTQGAITGEVIRTALVGNLELLREEADSMPATIGDAFTLMGNAALQLVGSWDQLLGASSSVASALIFLADNIERLASIGIAFAGFMAGRWVAAFVAARVATFSLSTALTVLRGALIRTGIGALIVAAGELIYQFSSLVKSVGGIGTAFKLLGDVAREVGQRIVLSFQAAFALLNAAWDGYRAYVFTVLDLIVTGAVTVVDRTIAVWHGGFEAIKAIWGRLPDAIGDLAFKAANGLIAGVEAMLNGVVTRINSFIGGINAALAMLPEWAVGEGGAQIGTLDPFSIGRIDNPYAGAAGDAAAAAAGAFAEARDRTYIEAPDLFGDLADQAAAAASAHLDAAQALCAAAVAPLESWQALTDAVTASGEDGANALNDATASAGAVSDALDRAGGAADRAGAAGKKAGEDTTNGAEQAKQGWDTVIAPLSDYAQKARDISGDIGNALVGAFQSAENAVGDFVKSGKLNFRDLVTSMLADMAKLGARRFLLGPLASVLSGALGSMGGAVQASVLHSGGMVGASGAGRMVPAMAFASAPRMHSGGWAGLRSDEVPAILQRGERVLSRREAAGYGGGVTININARDAESFRQSRAQISADIARAVAMGRRGM from the coding sequence ATGGCCGAGAAGAAAGTTTCCGTTCGTCTCGTCGCTGAGAACGGACGGCAGGTCCGGGCGGAACTGGAGGGCGTCGGCAATGCCGGTGCCGCCAGCTTCAAGCGCCTCTCGGCCGAGGTGGACACGGCAGGCATCATGCTGCGCCGCCTCGCCGGCATCGCCGCAGGTGCGCTCAGCATTCGGCAGGTTGCGCAATACGCCGACACATGGACCGATCTGCGCTCACGCGTCGATCTGGCGACCGGATCACAGGAGAAGGGCGCCGCGGTCATGGAACGTCTCGCCGATATGGCGCGGCGCACCTATTCCGGTATCGAGCAGACAACGGAATCCTGGCTCGCGAACGCGACCGCGCTGCGCGAGTTGGGCCTGTCCACCGCCGAGAGCCTGGATTTCACCGAGGCGCTGAACAACGCCATGGTGGTCTCGGGCGCCAAGGCCGAACGCGCGGCCTCGGTCCAGAATGCGCTCTCGAAGGCGATGGCGCTGGGCAGCCTGTCGGGCGACAACCTCAACACGGTGATCCAGACCGGCGGGCGCGTGGCGGAACTGCTGGCCAATGAGCTCGGCACCACGGTTTCGGGGCTGCGGCAGATGGGAACGCAGGGCGCGATCACCGGCGAGGTGATCCGCACCGCGCTGGTCGGCAATCTGGAGCTGCTCCGCGAGGAAGCCGACAGCATGCCGGCGACCATCGGCGATGCCTTCACGCTGATGGGGAACGCCGCGCTGCAGCTGGTCGGAAGCTGGGACCAGCTTCTGGGGGCATCGTCTTCGGTGGCCTCCGCGCTGATCTTCCTCGCCGACAACATCGAGCGGCTGGCCTCGATCGGCATCGCTTTCGCCGGCTTCATGGCCGGGCGCTGGGTCGCGGCGTTCGTTGCGGCGCGGGTGGCGACCTTCTCACTCTCGACAGCGCTGACAGTGCTGCGCGGAGCGCTGATCCGCACCGGCATCGGCGCGCTGATCGTCGCGGCGGGGGAACTGATCTATCAGTTTTCCTCGCTGGTGAAATCGGTCGGGGGTATCGGCACGGCGTTCAAGCTGCTGGGCGATGTGGCCCGAGAGGTCGGCCAGCGCATCGTCCTCTCCTTCCAGGCAGCCTTTGCCCTGCTGAATGCGGCCTGGGATGGCTATCGGGCCTATGTGTTCACGGTGCTCGACTTGATCGTGACCGGGGCGGTTACCGTCGTCGACCGCACTATCGCGGTCTGGCACGGCGGGTTTGAGGCGATCAAGGCGATCTGGGGCAGGCTGCCGGATGCCATCGGCGATCTGGCGTTCAAGGCCGCCAACGGGTTGATCGCCGGGGTCGAGGCGATGCTGAACGGCGTCGTCACCCGGATCAACAGCTTCATCGGCGGCATCAACGCCGCCCTCGCAATGCTGCCGGAATGGGCGGTCGGCGAAGGAGGCGCGCAAATCGGGACGCTGGATCCGTTCAGCATCGGGCGCATCGACAACCCCTATGCCGGGGCCGCTGGCGATGCCGCTGCCGCCGCAGCGGGTGCCTTCGCCGAGGCCCGGGACAGAACCTATATCGAAGCGCCCGACCTGTTCGGCGATCTTGCAGACCAGGCGGCTGCGGCGGCGTCCGCGCATCTCGACGCCGCGCAGGCGCTGTGCGCGGCGGCGGTCGCGCCGCTGGAAAGCTGGCAGGCGCTGACGGACGCCGTCACCGCCTCGGGCGAGGATGGCGCGAACGCGCTGAACGATGCCACGGCGTCCGCAGGCGCGGTCAGTGACGCATTGGACCGCGCAGGCGGTGCTGCGGACCGGGCCGGTGCGGCTGGCAAGAAAGCCGGCGAAGACACTACAAACGGCGCTGAACAGGCGAAACAGGGCTGGGATACGGTTATCGCCCCGCTCTCCGACTATGCCCAGAAGGCCCGCGACATCAGCGGTGATATCGGCAACGCGCTGGTCGGAGCGTTCCAGAGCGCCGAGAATGCGGTCGGCGATTTCGTGAAGAGCGGCAAGCTGAACTTCCGCGACCTCGTGACCTCGATGCTGGCTGACATGGCGAAGCTCGGCGCGCGGCGGTTCCTGCTCGGGCCGCTGGCTAGCGTCCTTTCCGGGGCGCTGGGCAGCATGGGCGGCGCTGTGCAGGCCAGCGTCCTGCATTCCGGCGGCATGGTCGGGGCGAGCGGGGCCGGCCGCATGGTGCCCGCCATGGCCTTCGCCAGCGCACCGCGGATGCACAGCGGCGGCTGGGCGGGTCTGCGCTCGGACGAGGTGCCCGCGATCCTCCAGCGCGGCGAGCGGGTACTCTCGCGCCGCGAAGCGGCGGGTTACGGGGGCGGCGTCACCATCAACATCAACGCCCGCGATGCCGAGAGCTTCCGGCAGTCGCGAGCACAGATTTCGGCAGATATCGCGCGGGCCGTCGCCATGGGAAGGAGAGGGATGTAA
- a CDS encoding DUF7697 family protein, whose amino-acid sequence MGAALEMGRALGIPALAVVELLPVIEAEMIRKTNQKIEEGRGDGREESFRSSRR is encoded by the coding sequence ATGGGCGCGGCGCTGGAAATGGGCCGCGCCCTTGGCATTCCGGCGCTGGCAGTCGTGGAACTGCTGCCGGTGATCGAGGCGGAAATGATCCGCAAGACCAACCAGAAGATCGAGGAAGGCAGAGGCGATGGCCGAGAAGAAAGTTTCCGTTCGTCTCGTCGCTGA
- a CDS encoding phage head-tail joining protein, which yields MAWTESELDALRRAYASGTLRVSYDGKTLEYGSAADLLSRIRTIEGEMAAGSGRPLPAAGFAGFHRG from the coding sequence ATGGCCTGGACCGAGAGTGAACTTGACGCGCTGCGCCGGGCCTATGCCTCGGGCACCCTGCGGGTCAGCTATGATGGAAAGACCCTTGAATACGGCTCGGCCGCCGATCTGCTGAGCCGCATCCGCACCATCGAGGGCGAAATGGCAGCCGGATCGGGCCGTCCCTTGCCCGCGGCGGGCTTTGCCGGTTTCCATAGGGGCTGA
- a CDS encoding DUF2163 domain-containing protein: MKSLSPALQAHLDDGTTTLAWCWKITRADGQSFGFTDHDCPLAFGGTDYEPESGLSASEIRAGSDLSVDSQDAQGALTSGRITETDILDGRWDNALVEVWRVNWNALAQRVLIRRGAIGELRRGRMSFVAEVRSMAHVLGQTVGRVYQGTCDAALGDSRCGVNIAAAAYRGTGAVVDPIRDRAFTASGLGGFASGWFSFGHLEWTSGPNSGRLAEVMLHEIASGVVTITLLEAPVRAVAGGNAFTIRAGCDKRSATCAAKFSNIANFRGFPHIPGQDAVVRYATADGGHEGAVL; encoded by the coding sequence ATGAAATCGCTGTCCCCTGCCCTGCAGGCGCATCTGGACGATGGCACCACCACGCTGGCCTGGTGCTGGAAGATCACCCGCGCCGATGGCCAGAGCTTCGGTTTTACCGATCATGATTGCCCGCTTGCCTTCGGCGGCACGGACTATGAGCCGGAAAGCGGCCTGTCGGCATCCGAGATCCGGGCCGGCTCGGATCTGTCGGTGGATTCCCAAGATGCGCAGGGAGCGCTGACCTCGGGCCGGATCACCGAGACCGATATTCTGGACGGGCGCTGGGACAACGCACTGGTCGAGGTCTGGCGGGTGAACTGGAACGCCCTCGCCCAGCGGGTGCTGATCCGGCGCGGCGCCATCGGCGAGTTGCGGCGCGGGCGCATGTCCTTCGTCGCCGAGGTGCGCAGCATGGCGCATGTGCTGGGTCAGACGGTCGGCCGGGTCTATCAGGGCACCTGCGATGCGGCACTGGGCGACAGCCGATGCGGGGTGAACATTGCCGCCGCCGCTTATCGCGGCACCGGCGCGGTGGTCGATCCGATCCGCGACCGCGCCTTCACCGCCTCCGGCCTCGGTGGCTTCGCCAGCGGCTGGTTCAGCTTCGGTCATCTGGAATGGACGAGCGGCCCGAACAGCGGTCGGCTGGCCGAAGTGATGCTGCACGAGATCGCCTCCGGCGTGGTCACCATCACGCTGCTGGAAGCGCCTGTGCGCGCGGTCGCGGGCGGCAATGCGTTCACCATCCGCGCCGGCTGCGACAAGCGCAGCGCGACCTGCGCGGCCAAGTTCAGCAACATCGCCAACTTCCGCGGCTTCCCGCATATCCCCGGCCAGGACGCGGTTGTTCGCTACGCCACGGCGGATGGCGGGCACGAGGGGGCGGTGCTGTGA
- a CDS encoding NlpC/P60 family protein, whose product MSGAAVVAPHAASDARPADPRSVIAAARGWLGTPYHDQASVKGVGCDCLGLARGIWREVVGSETLPVPPYSRDWGEIGSREVLAENAGRVMIRIDPAEAGPGAVVLFRMRAGAIVKHVGILTGEGTFVHSYERLGVIEEPLTTAWRRRIAFAFLFPRPVRALHKKKT is encoded by the coding sequence GTGAGCGGCGCGGCAGTTGTTGCACCGCATGCAGCATCCGATGCCCGGCCCGCCGATCCCCGATCCGTGATCGCCGCCGCGCGCGGCTGGCTCGGTACGCCCTATCACGATCAGGCCAGCGTCAAGGGCGTCGGCTGCGACTGCCTCGGGCTGGCGCGCGGCATCTGGCGCGAAGTGGTCGGAAGCGAGACGCTGCCGGTGCCGCCCTACAGCCGCGACTGGGGCGAGATCGGCAGCCGCGAGGTGCTGGCCGAGAATGCCGGCCGGGTGATGATCCGCATCGACCCGGCCGAGGCCGGCCCCGGCGCGGTGGTGCTGTTCCGCATGCGCGCGGGCGCCATCGTCAAGCATGTCGGGATCCTGACCGGCGAGGGCACATTCGTCCATTCCTATGAGCGGCTCGGCGTGATCGAGGAACCGCTCACCACCGCATGGCGGCGGCGCATCGCCTTCGCCTTCCTGTTCCCGCGCCCGGTTCGCGCTCTGCACAAGAAGAAGACCTGA
- a CDS encoding DUF6441 family protein — protein MENEEILDLPVIGRAGTMQSVDDASRTFEVLWTTGAQVRRYSWARDEEFDEELVVSPNAMRLDRLNAGAPFLNSHASHRLTDILGVVENGSIRIEGGSGFARIRLSERDEVEPIWRDIKSGIIRNVSVGYRVHRFERVAKADRTDGGQRALYRAVDWEPLEISAVAIGADPGAGMRAGTGPSDARQFPCAITTKGRNMPEDTIAAGADETRNAPAPAQTPAIPQAAPAVPAPDAESIRAEERSRVSTIMTLCARHDLGSDLANDLIARGVSINAAREAVLDALGDANPLGRTIELAPAQARGTGDAAYRDAVADAIMHRAAPSLHAVSPQSREFAFRSLMDLARHAVERAGVNTSAMPDMEIAGFAMGMRSAGYHSTGDFPAILGSVVKAAWRGQITGAGLGQRLARTIRSEIWPKGRHSMNAASMVWTRAPVIVNAHDTGPLIRSNDGFWQAIPLEAAGKSRSGKRPTPGEWEARTGLRLIFVYRRTGPSLLVAEARLTKHGRAAVSRSRTGRGLASVPIFLLVPQVRLKKRLDLEKPANAALASLPGAIVSRWERT, from the coding sequence ATGGAGAATGAGGAAATTCTCGACCTGCCCGTGATCGGGCGGGCCGGCACAATGCAATCCGTCGATGACGCCTCGCGCACATTCGAGGTTCTCTGGACCACCGGCGCGCAGGTGCGGCGCTATTCCTGGGCGCGCGACGAGGAGTTCGACGAGGAACTGGTCGTGTCTCCCAACGCGATGCGGCTGGATCGCCTGAACGCCGGTGCGCCGTTCCTGAACTCGCATGCGTCCCACCGCCTGACCGACATTCTCGGCGTGGTCGAGAATGGCTCGATCCGCATCGAGGGCGGCAGCGGTTTCGCCCGCATCCGCCTGTCAGAGCGCGATGAGGTCGAGCCGATCTGGCGCGACATCAAATCCGGGATCATCCGCAATGTCTCGGTCGGATACCGGGTCCATCGCTTCGAGCGGGTGGCAAAAGCCGACCGCACCGATGGCGGCCAGCGCGCGCTCTATCGCGCGGTCGATTGGGAGCCGCTTGAAATCTCTGCCGTCGCCATCGGCGCCGATCCCGGCGCCGGCATGCGCGCCGGGACCGGGCCGAGTGACGCCCGGCAATTCCCCTGCGCGATCACCACGAAAGGACGAAACATGCCTGAAGACACCATTGCGGCGGGTGCTGATGAAACCCGCAACGCCCCTGCCCCCGCGCAAACCCCTGCCATCCCGCAAGCGGCCCCGGCCGTGCCCGCGCCCGACGCGGAAAGCATCCGCGCGGAAGAACGCAGCCGGGTCAGCACCATCATGACGCTCTGCGCCCGGCATGATCTGGGCTCTGACCTTGCCAACGACCTGATCGCGCGCGGCGTCTCGATCAATGCGGCCCGCGAGGCGGTCCTCGACGCCCTGGGCGATGCAAACCCGCTGGGCCGCACGATTGAGCTGGCCCCGGCGCAGGCCCGCGGCACCGGCGATGCCGCCTATCGCGATGCCGTTGCCGATGCGATCATGCACCGGGCGGCACCTTCGCTGCATGCGGTATCGCCGCAATCGCGGGAGTTCGCGTTCCGCAGCCTGATGGACCTGGCCCGCCATGCCGTCGAGCGCGCCGGCGTCAACACCTCCGCCATGCCCGATATGGAGATCGCGGGTTTCGCCATGGGCATGCGTTCGGCGGGCTACCACAGCACCGGAGACTTCCCGGCGATCCTCGGCAGCGTGGTCAAGGCCGCATGGCGGGGGCAGATCACCGGCGCCGGCCTCGGCCAGCGGCTGGCCCGCACCATCCGCTCGGAGATCTGGCCAAAGGGGCGCCACAGCATGAATGCGGCCAGCATGGTCTGGACCCGCGCCCCGGTGATCGTGAACGCCCATGATACCGGGCCGCTGATCCGCTCAAACGACGGGTTCTGGCAGGCCATCCCGCTTGAGGCGGCCGGGAAAAGCCGCAGCGGCAAGCGCCCGACGCCGGGCGAATGGGAGGCGCGCACCGGGCTGCGGCTGATCTTCGTCTATCGCCGAACCGGCCCCAGCCTGCTGGTCGCCGAGGCGCGGCTGACCAAGCACGGTCGGGCGGCCGTGTCCCGGTCCAGAACCGGGCGCGGCCTCGCCTCGGTGCCGATCTTTCTGCTGGTGCCGCAGGTCAGGCTGAAGAAGCGGCTGGATCTTGAGAAGCCGGCCAATGCCGCTCTGGCATCCCTGCCGGGCGCAATCGTCTCTCGCTGGGAACGCACATGA
- a CDS encoding DUF2460 domain-containing protein, with protein MTFHDVRFPDNISRGARGGPERRTQIVELASGDEERNASWANSRRRYDVSYGIRRADDLDAVVQFFEARNGRLHGFRFKDWGDHKSCKPSAMVTHQDQLLGTGNGTATAFQLVKRYASGAQSWTRSITRPVAGSVRLALGGVEQLSGWSVDTTTGVVTFGTAPAAGVTVRAGFEFDVPVRFDSDTLDVTLDIERLGSITSIPLVEIRR; from the coding sequence ATGACTTTTCACGATGTCCGGTTCCCGGACAATATCAGCCGCGGCGCGCGCGGCGGCCCGGAACGGCGCACGCAGATCGTGGAACTGGCCTCCGGCGACGAGGAACGCAACGCCAGCTGGGCCAACTCGCGCCGCCGCTATGACGTCTCCTATGGCATCCGCCGCGCCGACGATCTCGACGCCGTGGTGCAATTCTTCGAGGCCCGCAACGGGCGTCTGCACGGCTTCCGCTTCAAGGATTGGGGCGATCATAAATCCTGCAAGCCATCGGCGATGGTGACGCACCAGGACCAGTTGCTCGGGACCGGCAACGGAACCGCAACCGCGTTCCAGCTTGTGAAGCGGTATGCCTCCGGGGCGCAGTCCTGGACCCGCTCGATCACCAGGCCGGTCGCAGGCAGCGTCAGGCTGGCGCTGGGCGGCGTCGAGCAGCTTTCTGGCTGGTCGGTCGATACGACGACCGGTGTCGTTACATTCGGAACCGCACCCGCCGCTGGCGTCACCGTCCGCGCGGGGTTCGAATTCGACGTGCCCGTCCGCTTCGACAGCGACACGCTCGACGTCACCCTCGATATCGAGCGGCTCGGCTCGATCACCTCCATCCCGCTCGTGGAAATCCGCCGATGA